From one Brevibacterium sp. 'Marine' genomic stretch:
- a CDS encoding aldehyde dehydrogenase family protein produces the protein MTSTHTSAQYGPDAVFDNLIGGRRVPSEDRTTNTNPSDPSDVIGRFARADAATVASAIDAARAAAPAWADLGSQQRFAILDKAGSLIADRADELGDLLAREEGKQLAEAKGEVLRASQIFKFFAGETIRNTGEIVDSVRPGLIAEMTHEPIGVIGIITPWNFPIAIPAWKIAPALAFGNTIVFKPAELVPASAYALTDILAEAGLPDGVLNLVMGPGSVVGDALTTSAKIDAVTFTGSVAVGRSVIASAAAHQIRVQCEMGGKNPLVVLGDADLEAAADAAINGAFFSTGQRCTASSRLIVTSDVHDEFVALLKEKMAALTVGDARAAGVAIGPVVSRAQLDQDLDYIATARAEGGEVTGGELIESGTGGYFLAPALVTGTKPGDTINVDEVFGPVASVIEVADYDEALAVANDTEFGLSAGIFTTSLKYSTHFKRYAQAGMVMVNAPTAGVDYHVSFGGRKGSSFGPREQARAAREFFTVHKTTYTNAG, from the coding sequence ATGACCTCGACCCATACCTCTGCTCAGTACGGACCCGACGCGGTCTTCGACAACCTCATCGGCGGCAGGCGGGTGCCGAGTGAGGACCGAACGACGAACACGAACCCGTCCGACCCCTCCGATGTGATCGGCCGCTTTGCCCGCGCGGACGCCGCCACGGTCGCCTCGGCGATCGATGCCGCCCGCGCTGCCGCCCCCGCCTGGGCGGACCTCGGCTCACAGCAGCGCTTTGCGATCCTCGACAAGGCCGGCAGCCTCATCGCCGACCGCGCCGACGAACTCGGCGACCTCCTCGCCCGGGAAGAGGGCAAACAGCTCGCCGAGGCCAAGGGCGAGGTGCTGCGCGCCTCCCAGATCTTCAAGTTCTTCGCCGGTGAGACCATCCGCAACACCGGCGAGATCGTCGACTCGGTCCGCCCCGGACTCATCGCCGAGATGACGCACGAACCTATCGGCGTCATCGGCATCATCACCCCGTGGAACTTCCCGATCGCCATCCCGGCCTGGAAGATCGCCCCGGCGCTGGCCTTCGGCAACACGATCGTGTTCAAGCCTGCCGAACTCGTCCCCGCCAGTGCGTATGCGCTCACCGATATCCTCGCCGAGGCGGGGCTGCCCGACGGGGTCCTCAACCTCGTCATGGGGCCGGGTTCCGTGGTCGGGGACGCCCTGACCACCTCGGCGAAGATCGACGCCGTGACCTTCACCGGGTCCGTCGCCGTCGGACGGTCCGTGATCGCCTCGGCCGCGGCCCACCAGATCAGGGTGCAGTGCGAAATGGGCGGGAAGAACCCGCTCGTGGTGCTCGGCGACGCCGATCTCGAAGCGGCCGCCGACGCCGCGATCAATGGTGCCTTCTTCTCCACCGGTCAGCGCTGCACCGCGTCCTCCCGCCTCATCGTCACCTCCGATGTGCACGACGAATTCGTCGCACTGCTCAAGGAGAAGATGGCGGCACTGACCGTCGGCGACGCCCGCGCCGCGGGAGTCGCCATCGGACCCGTGGTCTCCCGGGCTCAGCTCGACCAGGACCTCGACTACATCGCCACGGCCCGGGCCGAGGGCGGGGAAGTCACCGGCGGTGAGCTCATCGAATCGGGCACGGGTGGGTACTTCCTCGCTCCGGCTCTGGTCACGGGCACGAAGCCGGGCGACACGATCAACGTCGACGAGGTCTTCGGCCCGGTCGCCTCGGTGATCGAGGTCGCCGACTACGACGAAGCGCTCGCGGTCGCCAACGACACCGAGTTCGGGCTCTCGGCCGGCATCTTCACGACCTCCCTGAAATATTCGACCCACTTCAAGCGTTACGCCCAGGCCGGGATGGTCATGGTGAACGCCCCGACGGCAGGCGTGGACTATCACGTGTCCTTCGGCGGACGGAAAGGGTCGAGCTTTGGTCCCCGCGAGCAGGCTCGGGCGGCACGCGAGTTCTTCACGGTGCACAAGACGACCTACACGAATGCGGGCTGA
- the pdxH gene encoding pyridoxamine 5'-phosphate oxidase, whose product MSEPVDRLPQTRKSYDSAVFEHPDTAPLDLLRQWYDEAADHVREPNAMTVSTLDEWGPSSRIVLLKGLDERGLLFFTDYDSAKGRALQADPRIAVNFPWHDMERQVRIRGLAEVAAPEDSDAYFAVRPRGSQIGATVSKQSQPVTSREQMQVEYDAAAAELEGRDVPRPDHWGGFRVRVFEIEFWQGQQNRFHDRWVFRRADGSHETAGLDDASAWEVVRLYP is encoded by the coding sequence ATGAGTGAGCCCGTCGATCGTCTTCCGCAGACCCGGAAGTCCTATGACTCTGCCGTCTTCGAACACCCGGATACCGCACCCCTGGACCTGCTGCGCCAGTGGTACGACGAGGCGGCCGACCATGTCCGCGAACCGAATGCGATGACCGTCTCGACCCTCGACGAATGGGGCCCGAGCTCGCGCATCGTCCTGCTCAAAGGCCTCGACGAGCGCGGACTCCTCTTCTTCACCGACTACGACTCCGCGAAGGGCCGGGCGCTGCAGGCCGATCCCCGCATCGCCGTGAACTTTCCGTGGCATGACATGGAACGACAGGTCCGCATCCGCGGCCTCGCCGAGGTGGCCGCCCCCGAGGACTCGGACGCGTACTTCGCCGTGCGCCCCCGTGGATCGCAGATCGGGGCGACCGTGTCCAAGCAGTCCCAGCCGGTGACCAGTCGCGAGCAGATGCAGGTCGAATACGATGCCGCGGCGGCCGAGCTCGAGGGCCGTGACGTGCCGCGTCCCGATCACTGGGGTGGATTCCGCGTGCGCGTCTTCGAGATCGAATTCTGGCAGGGCCAGCAGAACCGATTCCACGACCGGTGGGTCTTCCGGCGGGCCGACGGCAGCCACGAAACGGCCGGCCTCGACGACGCTTCGGCCTGGGAGGTCGTGCGCCTCTACCCCTGA
- the serC gene encoding phosphoserine transaminase, producing MTATNIEIPKNLLPADGRFGSGPARIRPAQIEALTSAATEVLGTSHRQAPVKNLVGRIRSGLAELFSLPEGYEVVLGNGGSTVFWDVAAFGLVRERAAHATFGEFGQKFAKATDTAPHLKSSLILNAEPGTAAIPTPEALAAAGLVGSPAEAAAGESAADVFAWPHNETSTGVATRIARPAGIAEDALVVIDATSGAGGLNVDIAETDVYYFAPQKNMGSDGGLWVAIMSPRAIARAQEIKDSGRWIPTSLDLVTAIENSAKDQTYNTPAVSTLLLLAEQIEWINGNGGLSWAAERTAESSGLVYDWAESAEATHPYVVDPADRSSVVATVDFDDSVDAAAVAKVLRANGVVDVEPYRKLGRNQLRIATFVSVDPADVRALLNCIDFVIDALR from the coding sequence GTGACTGCGACGAATATTGAGATCCCGAAGAACCTCCTGCCCGCCGACGGACGCTTCGGGTCCGGCCCGGCCCGGATCCGCCCCGCCCAGATCGAGGCGCTGACCTCGGCCGCGACCGAGGTGCTCGGCACCAGCCACCGCCAGGCGCCGGTGAAGAACCTCGTCGGCCGCATCCGTTCCGGACTGGCCGAGCTGTTCAGCCTGCCCGAGGGTTATGAAGTGGTGCTCGGCAACGGCGGGTCCACCGTGTTCTGGGACGTCGCGGCCTTCGGTCTCGTCCGCGAGCGGGCCGCGCACGCGACCTTCGGCGAGTTCGGTCAGAAGTTCGCGAAGGCCACCGACACCGCTCCGCACCTGAAGTCCTCCCTCATCCTGAACGCCGAACCGGGCACCGCCGCGATCCCGACGCCTGAGGCCCTGGCTGCCGCGGGTCTCGTGGGCTCCCCCGCCGAGGCGGCCGCCGGCGAATCCGCCGCCGACGTCTTCGCCTGGCCGCATAATGAGACCTCGACCGGTGTGGCCACTCGGATCGCCCGTCCGGCCGGGATCGCCGAGGATGCCCTCGTCGTCATCGATGCGACCTCCGGTGCCGGCGGCCTCAACGTCGACATCGCCGAGACCGACGTCTACTACTTCGCCCCGCAGAAGAACATGGGCTCCGACGGCGGCCTGTGGGTGGCGATCATGTCGCCGCGGGCGATCGCGCGGGCACAGGAGATCAAGGACTCCGGTCGCTGGATCCCGACCTCGCTCGACCTGGTCACCGCGATCGAGAACTCGGCCAAGGATCAGACATACAACACCCCGGCCGTTTCGACCCTGCTGCTGCTCGCCGAGCAGATCGAGTGGATCAACGGCAACGGCGGCCTGTCCTGGGCGGCCGAACGGACCGCTGAGTCCTCCGGGCTCGTCTACGACTGGGCGGAATCCGCCGAGGCGACCCACCCCTATGTCGTCGACCCGGCCGATCGTTCTTCGGTCGTGGCCACCGTCGACTTCGATGACTCGGTCGACGCGGCTGCCGTGGCCAAGGTGCTGCGGGCCAACGGCGTCGTCGACGTGGAACCGTACCGCAAGCTCGGCCGCAATCAGCTGCGCATCGCGACCTTCGTCTCCGTCGACCCGGCAGATGTGCGAGCGCTGCTGAATTGCATCGACTTCGTCATCGACGCCCTCAGATAA
- a CDS encoding DUF456 domain-containing protein has protein sequence MTTDIITSVLVGLAILVGCLGIIVPVLPGSILIAVAVLIWAIIIGGPAAWIIFAIVALFVAAGMSASLVLTGRKLKSMQVPNSSVLLGGVLAVIGFFVIPVLGLPIGFVAGLYLAEYARLKDGKTAWNSSWESIKAIGIGAGIEFILAMLAGITFSIGVLIHFFA, from the coding sequence GTGACAACTGACATCATCACCTCGGTGCTCGTCGGCCTGGCGATCCTCGTCGGGTGCCTGGGCATCATCGTGCCGGTGCTTCCCGGATCGATCCTCATCGCCGTGGCGGTGCTCATCTGGGCGATCATCATCGGCGGGCCGGCCGCGTGGATCATCTTCGCCATCGTCGCCCTGTTCGTTGCGGCGGGGATGAGTGCCTCGCTCGTGCTCACCGGGCGCAAACTCAAGTCCATGCAGGTGCCGAACTCCTCGGTGCTGCTGGGCGGGGTGCTCGCGGTCATCGGCTTCTTCGTCATCCCGGTGCTCGGCCTGCCGATCGGCTTCGTCGCGGGCCTCTACCTCGCCGAGTACGCCCGCCTCAAGGACGGGAAGACGGCGTGGAACTCCAGCTGGGAGTCGATCAAGGCGATCGGCATCGGCGCGGGCATCGAATTCATCCTCGCCATGCTCGCCGGAATCACCTTCAGCATCGGCGTGCTCATCCACTTCTTCGCCTGA
- a CDS encoding MFS transporter — MSQMFRSLSEPNYRHWFAGALISNTGTWMQRTAQDWIVLTMLTDNNASALGITMALQLGPQLIMFPFAGNLVDKFDKRRLLMVTQALLGFIGLVLFVLTITDVIVLWHVYVLAFTLGMLTTLDNPARQAFVSELVGEKLLPNAVSLNSASFNGARMIGPAVAGVLTAVIGPGPVFLISGLGFAATLTVLLRLDRSKLHPSGRRGAGGVLGGLKYLRRRPDITVVLVVLFIIATFGFNFNIYTATMAKIEFGKDASGFGLLNSVMAIGSVTGALVSARREKPRLRFVFGAAGGFGVAVGVASLMPDYYLFAASLMFVGFSSLTMMTSANAYVQTTTAPNYRGRVMAIYAAVVMGGTPIGAPLAGWVADAFGPRMALVVGAASGIIAFAVGLLWMITAKELRLHRDPKSRIRLHLSYHGRPPGGSAH; from the coding sequence ATGTCCCAGATGTTCCGGTCGCTGTCGGAGCCGAACTACCGGCACTGGTTCGCCGGTGCCCTGATCTCCAACACCGGGACATGGATGCAGCGCACGGCGCAGGACTGGATCGTCCTGACCATGCTCACGGACAACAACGCATCAGCTTTGGGCATCACCATGGCTCTGCAGCTGGGCCCGCAGCTGATCATGTTCCCGTTCGCGGGCAACCTCGTCGACAAGTTCGACAAACGGCGTCTGCTCATGGTCACCCAGGCGCTGCTGGGATTCATCGGACTCGTCCTCTTCGTCCTCACCATCACCGACGTCATCGTCCTCTGGCACGTCTACGTGCTCGCGTTCACGCTCGGGATGCTCACGACCCTGGACAACCCGGCCAGGCAGGCCTTCGTCTCCGAACTCGTCGGTGAAAAGCTGCTGCCCAACGCCGTCAGCCTCAATTCGGCGTCCTTCAACGGCGCCCGCATGATCGGTCCGGCCGTGGCCGGTGTGCTCACTGCTGTCATCGGTCCCGGTCCAGTCTTCCTCATCAGCGGGCTCGGCTTCGCGGCGACTCTGACCGTGCTGCTGCGGTTGGACCGATCGAAGCTGCATCCCTCTGGTCGGCGCGGTGCAGGCGGGGTGCTCGGCGGACTGAAATACCTGCGCAGGCGCCCGGACATCACGGTCGTGCTCGTCGTGCTGTTCATCATTGCGACCTTCGGATTCAACTTCAACATCTACACGGCGACGATGGCGAAGATCGAGTTCGGCAAGGACGCCAGCGGCTTCGGTCTGCTCAACTCCGTCATGGCCATCGGGTCCGTGACCGGAGCACTGGTCTCGGCCAGGCGGGAGAAACCCCGGCTGCGCTTCGTCTTCGGCGCCGCAGGCGGCTTCGGAGTGGCGGTGGGTGTGGCATCGCTGATGCCCGACTACTACCTCTTCGCCGCCTCGCTCATGTTCGTCGGTTTCTCGTCACTGACGATGATGACCTCGGCGAATGCCTACGTGCAGACGACCACCGCACCGAACTACCGCGGTCGAGTGATGGCGATCTACGCGGCCGTCGTCATGGGCGGCACCCCGATCGGCGCCCCCTTGGCCGGCTGGGTCGCCGATGCCTTCGGACCGCGGATGGCGCTCGTCGTCGGAGCCGCCTCGGGGATCATCGCCTTCGCCGTGGGACTGCTGTGGATGATCACGGCCAAGGAGCTGCGACTCCACCGGGACCCCAAGTCACGGATCCGGCTGCACCTGAGTTACCACGGCCGGCCGCCGGGCGGCAGCGCACACTGA
- a CDS encoding DUF3027 domain-containing protein gives MSSLFSDWLARQTAAPVENDAEQTTEATPGADAPAAAVEPTAAASAVAADSATTASAKGAKTGRTRSGTEKVVLDTQLAAAIDIARTAITEVAGTAVVGEHLGTVAEATRLVTHYFVCTDPTYRGWRWVAVLARAPRAKKVTVCETALLPGPDALVAPEWVPWEERLEPGDLGPRDTLPKLDQDPNLQPGFQQTEDNSADNIDQIQNFEFGLGRERVLSSDGLSAAASRWAESDAGPDSEFASRAAGHCGSCGYLMPIAGSLRQKFGVCANAWSPFDGRVVGLESGCGAHSETDVRRPNNEPAEAVVDDYSGELEFQEG, from the coding sequence ATGTCATCACTGTTCAGTGATTGGCTGGCCCGGCAGACCGCCGCGCCCGTCGAGAACGACGCCGAACAGACCACCGAGGCGACCCCGGGCGCTGATGCGCCCGCCGCAGCGGTTGAGCCGACCGCCGCGGCAAGCGCGGTCGCCGCGGATTCCGCCACGACCGCCTCGGCGAAGGGGGCGAAGACCGGGCGCACACGCTCGGGCACGGAGAAGGTCGTCCTCGACACCCAGCTGGCCGCGGCGATCGACATCGCCCGCACCGCCATCACCGAGGTGGCCGGCACTGCCGTCGTCGGCGAACACCTGGGCACGGTGGCCGAGGCGACCCGTCTGGTCACCCACTACTTCGTGTGCACCGACCCGACCTATCGCGGGTGGCGGTGGGTGGCCGTGCTCGCCCGCGCACCGCGAGCGAAGAAGGTCACGGTCTGCGAAACCGCGCTGCTGCCGGGACCCGACGCCCTCGTCGCCCCCGAATGGGTGCCGTGGGAGGAACGGCTCGAACCCGGCGATTTGGGTCCGCGCGACACCCTGCCGAAGCTCGACCAGGACCCGAACCTGCAGCCGGGCTTCCAGCAGACCGAGGACAATTCCGCAGACAACATCGACCAGATCCAGAACTTCGAATTCGGTCTCGGCCGTGAACGCGTGCTCTCCTCCGACGGGCTGAGCGCGGCGGCGAGCCGGTGGGCGGAATCCGATGCGGGCCCCGACAGCGAGTTCGCCTCACGCGCGGCCGGACACTGCGGCAGCTGCGGCTACCTCATGCCGATCGCGGGATCGCTGCGCCAGAAGTTCGGGGTCTGTGCCAATGCGTGGTCACCGTTCGATGGGCGTGTGGTCGGACTCGAATCCGGGTGCGGGGCGCATTCGGAGACCGATGTGAGACGGCCCAACAACGAGCCTGCCGAAGCCGTCGTCGACGACTACTCCGGCGAGCTCGAGTTCCAGGAGGGCTGA
- a CDS encoding cold shock domain-containing protein, with the protein MPTGRVKWFDAEKGFGFVIAEDGSQAFLHSSVLPEGVDVTKGTRLEYDVVDSRRGAQVLKARPLTTPAKVAKARRRPAEDMAVMVEDVIKVLDDLNNGLQHGRYPDPTHGNKVASLLRAIADDLES; encoded by the coding sequence ATGCCCACCGGACGCGTGAAATGGTTCGATGCCGAGAAGGGCTTCGGCTTCGTCATCGCTGAGGACGGCTCGCAGGCCTTCCTCCATTCCTCCGTGCTGCCCGAAGGGGTCGACGTCACCAAGGGCACCCGACTCGAATACGATGTCGTCGATTCCCGCCGCGGAGCGCAGGTGCTCAAGGCCCGTCCCCTGACCACTCCGGCCAAAGTTGCCAAGGCCCGCCGACGCCCGGCCGAGGACATGGCAGTTATGGTTGAAGATGTCATCAAAGTACTGGATGACCTCAACAACGGACTGCAGCACGGTCGTTACCCCGACCCCACCCATGGGAACAAGGTCGCCAGCCTGCTGCGGGCGATTGCCGACGATTTGGAGTCCTGA
- a CDS encoding helicase-associated domain-containing protein — MSMTFSQWLSHSADAEFESFVRTRRDLLQPESPTMAALAAAASSRIGVSRGIEALDAGTLEVFIALAKAARTTPEIEVAGIPHIDPALAEAALPRLRDLGLAWPAGGDGGGAGSAGSAGSAGSAGSAVGGVWKIQSEAITLLPTSAAESSRAHPWQIDESSIDSSTAAIGQPLIHNSEQAAVAEVISSLRGLVDELAASPISRLTSGGISKRDVSRLARTLELSLEQTITLLQAAKSLHLIGVLDDALDPQWTAADDADSALAGDRADLWAGLVGAWLRDLLDVTQLAAGASENERLTVLATPKKSLFKGYGLSVPAMPLLRFAVLSVLHDIGLGTARSAGWIHAEVLRRHPLLPAHEFAMTEAVLHTCVTVGLATTPLQQPEHFGPSRFGLRLAAGLDRAMAEHAAQDPSILPLGVSVEALTVPGDVIAAVTEGLGAEVDTVLIQSDLTAVATGPIEPRVHHILRKYAVVEARGQGTVYRIDSETIEDTMQAGLTPEEALAELAEISAEELPSTLEFLVQNTASKLRRVRVAGARSVLIVDDPVDLDVILSDQAMMPAGLERLAPTVAIAQLGPERTMHLLEASDHHALLHSAAGPVRKRRVITESEPEVSVRRRPRVSDGHLGEYMRILRSAPATAAPVSTDEPLGHMDRLREAAETKQRVLIRIADSHGKERTIEMLPATLNAGRVRGVVTTTGAEASLSVARIVSVDPSPSP; from the coding sequence ATGTCCATGACCTTCAGCCAGTGGCTGTCCCACAGTGCAGATGCCGAGTTCGAGTCCTTCGTCCGGACGCGACGCGACCTCCTCCAACCCGAGTCCCCGACGATGGCGGCCCTGGCTGCGGCCGCGTCCTCACGCATCGGGGTCTCCCGTGGAATCGAAGCCCTCGACGCGGGCACGCTCGAGGTCTTCATCGCCTTGGCCAAGGCGGCCCGGACGACGCCGGAGATCGAGGTCGCGGGCATTCCGCATATCGATCCTGCCCTCGCCGAGGCGGCTCTGCCCCGACTGCGCGACCTCGGCCTGGCATGGCCGGCCGGCGGGGACGGGGGCGGTGCTGGGTCGGCGGGATCTGCTGGGTCTGCGGGATCTGCTGGGTCTGCGGTCGGGGGCGTGTGGAAGATCCAGTCCGAGGCCATCACCCTGCTGCCGACCTCGGCAGCCGAATCCTCCCGGGCCCATCCGTGGCAGATCGATGAGTCGTCGATCGATTCGAGCACGGCCGCGATCGGCCAGCCGCTCATCCACAACAGCGAACAGGCCGCCGTGGCCGAGGTCATCTCGTCTCTGCGCGGGCTCGTCGATGAGCTCGCCGCCTCCCCGATCTCCCGGCTGACCAGCGGCGGCATCTCGAAACGCGATGTCTCCCGACTCGCCCGCACCCTTGAACTGAGTCTCGAGCAGACGATCACCCTGCTGCAGGCGGCGAAGTCGCTGCACCTCATCGGAGTCCTCGACGATGCGCTCGACCCGCAGTGGACGGCCGCCGATGATGCCGACTCCGCCCTCGCCGGTGATCGTGCCGACCTGTGGGCGGGCCTGGTCGGAGCCTGGCTGCGCGACCTGCTCGATGTCACTCAGCTGGCGGCCGGCGCAAGTGAGAACGAACGGCTGACCGTGCTCGCCACCCCGAAGAAGTCCCTGTTCAAGGGGTACGGGCTGTCGGTGCCGGCGATGCCGCTGCTGCGCTTCGCCGTGCTCTCGGTCCTGCACGACATCGGTCTGGGTACGGCACGGTCGGCAGGGTGGATCCATGCCGAGGTGCTGCGTCGTCATCCGCTGCTGCCGGCCCACGAGTTCGCGATGACCGAGGCCGTTCTCCACACGTGCGTCACCGTGGGGCTGGCGACGACACCGCTGCAGCAGCCGGAGCATTTCGGACCGAGCCGGTTCGGTCTCCGCTTGGCCGCCGGATTGGATCGGGCGATGGCCGAGCATGCAGCACAGGACCCCTCGATCCTGCCCCTGGGCGTGTCCGTCGAGGCCCTGACCGTGCCCGGGGATGTCATCGCCGCGGTCACCGAGGGACTCGGCGCCGAGGTCGATACGGTGCTCATCCAGTCCGATCTCACCGCCGTGGCCACCGGACCGATCGAACCGCGGGTCCACCATATTCTGCGCAAGTACGCCGTCGTCGAGGCCCGCGGCCAGGGCACCGTCTATCGCATCGACTCCGAGACCATCGAGGACACGATGCAGGCCGGGCTCACCCCGGAGGAGGCGTTGGCCGAACTCGCCGAGATCAGTGCCGAAGAGCTGCCGTCGACGCTGGAGTTCCTCGTGCAGAACACGGCATCGAAGCTGCGGCGGGTGCGAGTGGCCGGTGCCCGGTCGGTGCTCATCGTCGACGATCCGGTCGACCTCGATGTCATCCTCTCCGACCAGGCGATGATGCCCGCCGGACTCGAACGTCTGGCCCCGACCGTGGCGATCGCCCAACTGGGCCCGGAGCGGACGATGCATCTGCTCGAGGCCTCCGATCATCACGCTCTGCTGCATTCGGCGGCCGGTCCCGTGCGCAAGCGCCGGGTGATCACCGAATCGGAACCCGAGGTCAGCGTCAGGCGACGTCCGCGGGTCAGTGACGGCCACCTCGGCGAATATATGCGGATCCTGCGGTCCGCACCGGCGACGGCCGCACCGGTGAGCACGGATGAACCATTGGGTCATATGGACCGTCTGCGGGAAGCGGCGGAGACGAAGCAGCGCGTGCTCATTCGGATCGCGGATTCCCACGGCAAGGAGCGGACGATCGAGATGCTGCCGGCCACCCTCAACGCCGGCCGCGTCCGCGGAGTGGTGACGACCACCGGCGCCGAGGCGTCCCTGTCCGTCGCCCGCATCGTCTCCGTAGACCCCTCCCCCTCCCCTTAA
- a CDS encoding DNA repair helicase XPB produces MNGPLIVQSDRTVLLESGHPQAVEAAVAIAPFAQLSRTPEYIHTYEITPLGLWNARASGHDAESVVDVLLEFAKYPVPHELLVDIVDIMDRFGVLTLIDHPIHGLTLTSTETGLLDELVGQPDLVGKFGKRIDAESVLVHPSERGELKHALLQLGHPVSDHAGYVDGEAHEISLSDDAHGGQWHLRDYQKQAIDQSLSGESGVVVLPCGAGKTVVGVATMSRVQTTTLILVTNSVSAKQWKDEILRRTTLTEDEVGEYSGSTKEIRPITIATYQVLTTRRKGSYLHLELLDAKDWGLVIYDEVHLLPAPIFRLTASLQARRRLGLTATLVREDGREDEVFSLIGPKQYEVPWKELERLGYIASAACHEVRVRLDGGTRTAYARADGEDRYRLAATSDAKLPIVSELVADHPDAQILVIGQYLDQLEEIGAELGAPVLTGQTPESVRQELFREFRSGEIPVLVVSKVANFSVDLPAASVAIQVSGAFGSRQEEAQRLGRILRPKEDQGSATFYTVVAADTVDEHFAAQRRRFLTEQGYSYGIEVR; encoded by the coding sequence ATGAATGGTCCGTTGATCGTGCAGTCCGATCGGACTGTGCTGCTCGAATCGGGACATCCGCAGGCCGTCGAGGCGGCCGTGGCGATCGCCCCGTTCGCCCAGCTGTCGCGGACCCCGGAGTACATCCACACCTATGAGATCACCCCGCTGGGTCTGTGGAACGCACGCGCCAGCGGCCATGATGCCGAATCCGTCGTCGATGTGCTCCTCGAATTCGCGAAGTACCCGGTCCCGCATGAGCTCCTCGTCGACATCGTCGACATCATGGACCGGTTCGGTGTGCTCACCCTCATCGACCACCCGATCCACGGACTGACCCTGACTTCGACGGAGACGGGACTGCTCGATGAGCTTGTCGGTCAGCCCGATCTCGTCGGCAAGTTCGGCAAACGCATCGATGCCGAATCCGTCCTCGTCCACCCTTCCGAGCGCGGCGAACTCAAACACGCACTGTTGCAGCTGGGGCACCCGGTGTCCGACCACGCCGGTTATGTCGACGGCGAAGCCCACGAGATCTCACTGTCCGACGATGCTCACGGCGGTCAATGGCATCTGCGCGACTATCAGAAGCAGGCGATCGACCAGTCGCTGTCGGGTGAGTCCGGGGTCGTCGTTCTGCCGTGCGGTGCCGGGAAGACGGTCGTCGGCGTCGCCACCATGTCACGGGTGCAGACGACGACGCTCATCCTCGTGACGAACTCGGTCTCGGCGAAGCAGTGGAAGGACGAGATCCTGCGCCGCACCACCCTGACCGAAGACGAGGTCGGCGAGTACTCGGGATCGACGAAGGAGATCCGCCCGATCACCATCGCCACCTACCAGGTGCTCACCACCCGCAGGAAGGGTTCGTACCTCCACCTCGAACTCCTCGATGCCAAGGACTGGGGCCTGGTCATCTACGACGAGGTGCACCTCCTGCCGGCACCGATCTTCCGGCTGACCGCAAGCCTCCAGGCACGTCGTCGCCTCGGCCTGACCGCAACTCTGGTGCGCGAGGACGGACGCGAGGACGAGGTGTTCTCCCTCATCGGACCCAAACAGTACGAAGTGCCGTGGAAGGAACTCGAACGGCTCGGGTATATCGCCTCGGCCGCCTGTCATGAAGTCCGCGTCCGCCTCGACGGCGGAACCCGAACCGCCTATGCTCGCGCCGACGGCGAGGACCGGTACCGGCTGGCCGCGACATCGGATGCGAAGTTGCCGATCGTCTCCGAACTCGTCGCCGATCATCCGGATGCCCAGATCCTCGTCATCGGTCAGTATCTCGACCAGCTCGAGGAGATCGGAGCCGAACTCGGTGCGCCCGTGCTCACCGGGCAGACTCCCGAATCGGTGCGCCAGGAGCTCTTCCGCGAGTTCCGGTCCGGGGAGATCCCGGTGCTTGTGGTCTCAAAGGTCGCGAACTTCTCCGTGGATCTGCCGGCCGCCTCGGTGGCGATCCAGGTCTCCGGAGCCTTCGGGTCCCGGCAGGAGGAGGCCCAGCGCCTCGGACGGATTCTGCGTCCGAAGGAAGACCAGGGTTCGGCCACGTTCTACACGGTCGTCGCCGCCGACACCGTCGATGAGCACTTCGCCGCTCAGCGTCGCCGCTTCCTCACCGAACAGGGCTACAGCTACGGCATCGAAGTCCGCTGA